The genomic segment CATTATGATCTTCATTACCTGTAACGAAATTAAATGGTTCCATTGGATTCCAACATAAGGAGTTGGTTCTCATTTGTTGAACAATCTTTTGTGTTGGTGAATTCGTTCTCAAATCataaagaacaattgaattatCACTACCGGTACTTGCTAGAATGTTTGAATCGTTTTGATTAAATTTTACGCTTGTAATGTTGTCAGCCCCCCATGACAAGTTGGAAGTAGACTTAGACCTTGAAGTATCCCATAGTTGAATTTGTGCACCACCAGTAACAAACGCAGAGTTTGACCTATGATGATCAATACCCTGAAATGAGTGGTCACCATAAAATGTCTTTAATAACCCCCTTGTGTTTAGATTTTGATCATCTTTGACATCGGCATAATCATCGGTATCCACGGACCAAAGCTTAACGGTCTTATCATCACCACATGATAACATGtattgtaaatttttattcttaGACGCTAGTACTGGGCTAACACAAAGGCCTGTAACTATACCGTAGTGGGCCTTAAATGAACAAAGTTCTTCACTTGATGACatattccaaaatttaACAACACCATCACCTGAACCAGTAGCCATTTTGTTTAAATCATGATAGTGTTTGGCAACCGCATACACACCATCTCTGTGGCCATATCCCAATTGACCCACAAAAGGTTGAGCAAACATTCTTTCTATTTTGGTAGCATTGAGGGCTTTGGTATATTCTCtagctctttcaaatggatGTAATTCAGGATCTAAATTTCTAGGTAATTGTGATTCCTGAGTGTTCCTCACTGGAACGTAATCATCTGGGTTTCTTTGTATAGTTTTGATCTTCATGCTTTAAACCTATGACTAAGATATTACACGACTTAAAAATGATCCAAAAGCCTATTACACAGTATCTTTAGTGAATATAGCAGACGGAATAAGCTTGCGATGAGCTTATTGTTTGAAtaattttccattttttttttttttcatctttttcatgAAGCTCATCGCGATGACCTTTGacgaaaaaattgaaaaaaaaaaaataaaaaaaaataaaaaaataaaaaaatggtaatagtaatagtaatggtaatagtGATAATAAATGATAATgttaatattaatattaaagtcttgatattttaattttattattatcctCTTCTATTGTTCTATCGTTGCCTCTTTGTTTGAAACCTTGGGGAGTCTCAAATTGGCCACCAGCGGTCTTCCGATACGTTCAATTGTATCATGAGCCCAAAGGACGTCTAAATGAGAGTATTCGTCGATGTACCAAATCTTGAAAAGTGAATGAGATTCATGTTGAATGAAATGgttaatcaatttttcaccgTTGATTAACCTATCTTGTCTTGGAATGAACATCATAATGTGTGGGAAATCGGACACATTTTGCCTAGTTGAATTTAAATGAGGTTTTACCGGTTTCTCTACAGGAGCTCCATTTTCTACAGGTAACCAAGTCTTGTCTGGTGGGAACATGATATCAGCACCATTTTTAAAGCTTACCTTATGTTTGGAAGGTGATAACCACCACTGCATCAATTTATTGGAAATGTAAACaggtgaaaagagaaaatgaCGATCTCTTAATGGTCTATCCCAGAGTGAGTCATTCCAATCGAAGAGGTAATTAAACATGATGTATGACATGAAGGGAATTATCA from the Zygosaccharomyces rouxii strain CBS732 chromosome B complete sequence genome contains:
- the SOF1 gene encoding rRNA-processing protein SOF1 (highly similar to uniprot|P33750 Saccharomyces cerevisiae YLL011W) encodes the protein MKIKTIQRNPDDYVPVRNTQESQLPRNLDPELHPFERAREYTKALNATKIERMFAQPFVGQLGYGHRDGVYAVAKHYHDLNKMATGSGDGVVKFWNMSSSEELCSFKAHYGIVTGLCVSPVLASKNKNLQYMLSCGDDKTVKLWSVDTDDYADVKDDQNLNTRGLLKTFYGDHSFQGIDHHRSNSAFVTGGAQIQLWDTSRSKSTSNLSWGADNITSVKFNQNDSNILASTGSDNSIVLYDLRTNSPTQKIVQQMRTNSLCWNPMEPFNFVTGNEDHNAYYYDMRKMNRALNVFKDHVSAVMDVDFAPTGDEIVTGSYDKTIRIFKTNHGHSREVYHTKRMQHVFQVKYSMDSKYIVSGSDDGNVRLWRSKAWDRSNAKTSREKNKLEYDEKLKERFKNMPEIRRISRHRHVPKVVKKAQDIKRIELNSIKRRDFNERRTKKDKPFVPERGKQIIGTVHQYEDKPRRKNRDEDEENPSGNEE